One genomic segment of Thermodesulfobacterium sp. TA1 includes these proteins:
- a CDS encoding Mut7-C RNAse domain-containing protein produces the protein MIKFFLEESLKGLGKWLRFIGFQVIFCKGKITDQEILKHKDCFFLITSPETASKLEKAGVKFLLLPRENLKTQLKLCINRLNLTTDLQLNICTLCGTELIPVNKEDFKDLIPEKVYRFYNEFNYCPLCQKLYWEGDHIKRLKEKFKKLIS, from the coding sequence ATGATAAAGTTTTTTTTAGAAGAAAGTCTTAAAGGTTTAGGAAAATGGCTCAGGTTTATAGGTTTTCAAGTGATTTTTTGTAAAGGTAAGATTACCGACCAAGAAATCTTAAAACATAAAGATTGTTTTTTCTTGATAACCAGCCCTGAAACCGCATCTAAGTTAGAAAAAGCAGGGGTAAAATTTTTGCTTTTACCAAGAGAAAACTTGAAAACTCAACTTAAACTTTGTATAAACCGTTTAAACCTTACAACAGACCTTCAACTTAACATTTGTACCTTATGTGGAACCGAACTTATCCCGGTAAACAAAGAGGATTTTAAAGACCTTATTCCTGAAAAGGTCTATCGCTTTTATAATGAATTTAACTACTGTCCCCTTTGCCAAAAACTTTACTGGGAAGGAGACCACATAAAAAGGCTTAAAGAAAAGTTTAAAAAGCTTATTTCTTAA
- a CDS encoding TatD family hydrolase, whose product MVEFIDSHAHLNLPEFKKDLEDTIKRAKEAGVIHCIVVGINPSTNKKALELYQKYPDFISPAIGFHPHEVKKIAEKDYLELENLLTQAVALGEIGLDWVKEYSPKEMQIKHFEKQLSLAKAYQKPVILHLRGDEGLWKTAVDILKNFLPIKFVSHCFTAGAKIAEMVLDIGGYISIPGVVTFPKAEDLREAIKLIPLDRILIETDCPYLAPVPFRGKRNEPAFLPYTAQKIAEIKGVSLEEFSEKVKANTIGFFSLVL is encoded by the coding sequence GTGGTAGAATTTATAGATAGTCATGCCCATCTTAACCTTCCAGAGTTCAAAAAAGATTTAGAGGATACCATCAAAAGGGCTAAAGAAGCAGGGGTTATACACTGCATAGTAGTAGGTATTAACCCTTCTACCAACAAAAAAGCCTTAGAACTGTATCAAAAATATCCTGACTTCATTTCTCCAGCTATAGGGTTTCATCCCCATGAGGTTAAAAAAATCGCAGAAAAAGACTATTTGGAGCTTGAAAATTTATTAACCCAAGCAGTAGCTCTTGGAGAAATTGGACTTGACTGGGTAAAGGAATATTCACCTAAAGAGATGCAAATAAAACACTTTGAAAAACAACTTTCCTTGGCTAAAGCCTATCAAAAACCTGTAATCCTTCATCTTAGAGGAGACGAAGGCCTTTGGAAAACCGCCGTGGATATTCTTAAAAACTTTTTGCCGATTAAGTTTGTATCTCACTGTTTTACTGCAGGTGCTAAAATAGCAGAAATGGTCCTTGATATAGGAGGATATATCTCTATCCCTGGGGTTGTAACCTTTCCTAAGGCTGAAGACCTAAGAGAGGCAATAAAACTTATTCCTTTAGACCGGATTTTGATAGAAACCGACTGCCCTTACTTAGCCCCTGTGCCTTTTAGAGGAAAAAGAAACGAACCTGCCTTTTTGCCATATACTGCTCAAAAAATCGCGGAGATAAAAGGGGTTTCTTTAGAAGAGTTTTCAGAAAAAGTTAAAGCAAATACTATAGGATTTTTCTCTTTGGTGCTATAA
- the aspS gene encoding aspartate--tRNA ligase produces the protein MRLKREVYIGELNKDFIGREVTVSGWVLRRRDHGGIIFLDLRDRSGLLQVVFEEDIDPEVHALADSIRIEYVISVRGKIRKRPEGMENPKISTGDIELVATDVEIHNTSKTPPFPLDEDLSEVSESIRLNYRYLEMRSPDGLTPFIFRHKVNHCIREFLNIKGFLEIETPYLTKSTPEGARDYLVPSRLYPGKFYALPQSPQLFKQILMVAGVDKYYQIVRCFRDEDLRADRQPEFTQLDMEMSFVEETDVMALIEELMAYVFEKNLGISLSIPFPVITFEKAMEEYGTDRPDLRFDLRLKDLSELFKETSFKVFRLALDAGGVIKGLKAPASFSRKELDDLTKFAQDLGAKGLAWIKYNKNGSSFEEKWSSPIVKFFEPSLLERLAERFETEEEQATFFFVADTKEIANLVLGELRKHIATKLNLIPQGTFSFTWVVDFPLFEWDPEENRLVSVHHPFTHPKEEDLHLLDTDPLKVRSKAYDLVLNGVEVGGGSIRIHRRELQQKIFKLLNISNEEAEEKFGFLLNALEFGAPPHGGIAFGLDRLIMLMLGKKSIREVIAFPKTQRAQCLLTGAPSEVKIEQILELHLLPGWEKKPKPE, from the coding sequence ATGCGTCTTAAGAGAGAGGTTTATATAGGAGAGCTAAACAAAGACTTTATAGGAAGAGAAGTTACAGTGTCTGGATGGGTGCTTAGAAGACGTGACCACGGTGGTATCATCTTCTTAGACTTAAGGGATAGGTCTGGTCTTCTTCAGGTAGTTTTTGAAGAAGACATAGACCCAGAGGTTCATGCTTTAGCTGACTCTATAAGGATAGAATATGTAATAAGTGTAAGAGGAAAAATAAGAAAAAGGCCAGAAGGGATGGAAAACCCAAAAATCTCTACAGGAGACATAGAGCTGGTAGCCACTGACGTAGAGATACATAATACCTCAAAAACCCCTCCTTTTCCTCTTGACGAAGACCTTTCAGAGGTTTCTGAGTCAATCCGTTTAAATTATCGTTATTTAGAAATGAGAAGTCCCGACGGATTAACCCCTTTTATTTTTAGACATAAGGTAAACCATTGTATAAGAGAGTTTTTAAACATTAAGGGATTCTTAGAGATAGAAACACCCTATCTAACCAAAAGCACCCCAGAAGGTGCAAGAGACTATTTGGTCCCAAGTCGTCTTTATCCTGGTAAGTTTTATGCTTTACCTCAATCTCCTCAGCTTTTTAAACAGATTTTGATGGTAGCAGGGGTAGATAAATACTACCAAATTGTAAGATGTTTTAGGGACGAAGACCTAAGAGCAGATAGACAGCCTGAGTTTACTCAATTAGATATGGAAATGTCTTTTGTAGAAGAAACAGATGTAATGGCATTGATAGAGGAACTGATGGCTTACGTGTTTGAGAAAAACCTTGGAATTAGCCTTTCCATCCCCTTTCCGGTGATAACCTTTGAAAAGGCTATGGAAGAATACGGCACAGACCGTCCTGACCTAAGGTTTGACTTGCGGTTAAAAGATCTTTCTGAACTTTTTAAAGAAACTTCTTTTAAGGTCTTTCGTTTGGCTTTAGACGCAGGCGGTGTGATAAAAGGTTTAAAGGCTCCAGCCTCTTTTTCAAGAAAGGAATTAGACGATTTAACTAAATTTGCTCAAGACTTAGGAGCAAAAGGTCTTGCCTGGATAAAATATAATAAAAACGGTAGCTCTTTTGAAGAAAAATGGAGCTCTCCTATCGTAAAATTCTTTGAACCCTCTCTTTTAGAGCGGTTAGCAGAAAGGTTTGAAACAGAAGAGGAACAGGCTACCTTCTTTTTTGTAGCCGACACTAAAGAGATAGCTAATTTGGTTTTAGGAGAACTAAGAAAACATATAGCTACCAAGCTTAACTTAATACCTCAAGGGACTTTTTCCTTTACCTGGGTAGTAGATTTTCCTCTTTTTGAATGGGACCCTGAAGAAAACAGACTGGTTTCGGTGCACCATCCCTTTACTCATCCTAAAGAGGAAGACCTTCATCTCTTAGACACCGATCCTTTAAAAGTGAGGTCTAAAGCCTATGATTTAGTGCTAAACGGTGTAGAAGTAGGCGGAGGGAGTATACGTATACATCGCAGAGAGCTTCAACAAAAGATTTTTAAACTGTTAAACATTTCTAACGAAGAAGCTGAAGAAAAATTTGGGTTCTTGCTTAATGCCTTAGAGTTTGGAGCCCCTCCTCACGGAGGAATAGCCTTTGGACTTGACAGGTTAATCATGCTTATGCTTGGTAAAAAGAGCATAAGGGAGGTTATCGCCTTTCCCAAAACCCAAAGGGCACAATGTCTACTTACCGGCGCACCTTCTGAAGTAAAAATAGAACAGATATTAGAATTACACCTTCTCCCTGGATGGGAAAAAAAGCCTAAACCTGAATGA
- a CDS encoding electron transfer flavoprotein subunit alpha/FixB family protein translates to MFKKYRLENLEKGNLIAFGEVFQGMLHPSSIEILTPLKDLGLKLNKKVVLVCLIDDVDSFKDLELLKKCIADEIWMVCHQELAHFRDDLYAEVLVEMVKATDPCGLFFPATSIGCSLAPRIAGRLNLGLCAHVNHLEIEDGKIVMTRPTYGENIIAKLISNTSPVMATLSIGAFSAIYGEKEPKFFEVEMPSDFSWVSKLKVRRFTPAAKQPNRLSTAKVVIAGGRGLRSKENFQKLFELAEVLRAEVGATRPVCYEGWVEEDRMIGISGVTVRPKVYIGLGISGALQHTVGMENSEYIVAVNIDKEAPLVKMAHLGLIGDAPKVLDLLIKRLKK, encoded by the coding sequence ATGTTTAAAAAATATAGATTAGAAAATCTTGAGAAGGGAAATCTTATAGCCTTTGGTGAGGTCTTTCAAGGAATGTTACATCCTTCATCCATAGAGATTTTAACCCCTTTGAAAGATTTAGGTTTAAAACTGAACAAAAAAGTAGTCCTTGTATGTCTGATAGATGATGTAGATTCTTTTAAAGATTTAGAACTACTTAAAAAATGTATAGCCGATGAAATTTGGATGGTTTGTCATCAAGAACTGGCTCATTTTAGAGATGATTTATATGCTGAAGTTTTGGTGGAAATGGTAAAAGCTACCGATCCTTGTGGTTTGTTTTTTCCTGCAACCTCGATAGGGTGCTCTTTAGCTCCTCGGATAGCAGGTAGGTTAAATTTAGGCCTTTGTGCCCATGTTAACCATTTAGAGATAGAAGATGGAAAGATAGTAATGACAAGGCCTACTTACGGAGAAAACATCATCGCTAAGCTTATTTCTAACACCAGTCCTGTGATGGCAACCTTATCTATAGGTGCGTTTTCTGCTATCTATGGCGAAAAAGAACCTAAGTTTTTTGAAGTAGAGATGCCTTCTGATTTTTCGTGGGTAAGTAAGCTTAAGGTTAGGAGGTTTACGCCGGCTGCAAAACAACCTAACAGACTCTCTACGGCTAAAGTGGTGATAGCTGGAGGAAGAGGACTTAGGTCTAAAGAAAACTTTCAGAAACTTTTTGAATTGGCAGAGGTTCTTAGAGCCGAGGTAGGGGCCACTCGTCCGGTATGTTATGAGGGTTGGGTTGAAGAAGATAGGATGATAGGCATAAGTGGGGTAACGGTAAGACCCAAGGTTTATATAGGTTTAGGGATCTCAGGGGCGTTACAACATACTGTAGGTATGGAAAACTCAGAATATATCGTGGCGGTAAACATCGATAAAGAAGCTCCTTTGGTTAAGATGGCACATCTTGGATTGATAGGAGATGCTCCTAAAGTGTTAGATCTTTTGATAAAAAGACTTAAGAAATAA
- a CDS encoding electron transfer flavoprotein subunit beta/FixA family protein: MEKIILCIKGVPKPGTVKVDPKTHTLKRESLELILNPPDRQAIEMTARLKETYGFKVYVITMGPPNVIPLLKEVYGIVADEMVLLSDRAFAGSDTLATSYVLAQAIKRLSPYSLVLMGLKSIDGETSQVPPETAALLELPSLTHVKAIYKEENSWVVIRQTEYGEEELEVNPPFVASILPEAFDYLRPPSLKRLLEAKVKEPMVLAANDLDLIPERLGLNGSPTQVVDVFEKKIEIKGQVIEGDPSFLVEKLVSVLEQKGIINP, encoded by the coding sequence ATGGAAAAAATAATTCTTTGTATAAAAGGAGTGCCTAAGCCAGGCACAGTCAAAGTAGACCCTAAGACCCACACCTTAAAAAGAGAAAGTTTAGAGTTAATCCTTAACCCACCTGACAGACAAGCAATAGAGATGACAGCCCGGCTTAAAGAAACTTACGGTTTTAAAGTTTATGTTATTACTATGGGACCTCCCAATGTAATACCTCTTTTAAAAGAGGTATATGGGATAGTAGCCGATGAGATGGTACTTTTATCTGATAGAGCCTTTGCTGGTTCAGATACCTTGGCTACCAGTTATGTGCTTGCTCAGGCTATTAAAAGGTTGTCGCCTTATTCTTTGGTGCTTATGGGGCTTAAATCTATAGACGGAGAGACTTCACAAGTCCCTCCAGAAACCGCAGCTTTACTTGAACTACCCTCTCTTACCCATGTTAAAGCTATCTATAAAGAAGAAAATAGTTGGGTGGTAATCCGCCAAACAGAATACGGAGAAGAGGAGTTAGAAGTAAACCCTCCTTTTGTAGCTTCTATTTTACCTGAGGCTTTTGACTATTTAAGACCGCCTTCTTTAAAAAGACTTTTAGAAGCCAAGGTAAAGGAACCGATGGTTCTTGCCGCTAATGATTTGGATTTAATCCCTGAAAGATTAGGTCTTAATGGGTCACCTACCCAAGTAGTAGACGTTTTTGAGAAAAAGATAGAAATTAAAGGCCAGGTGATAGAAGGAGATCCTTCCTTTTTGGTAGAAAAACTTGTTTCAGTTTTAGAACAAAAAGGAATAATCAATCCTTAG
- a CDS encoding metal ABC transporter ATP-binding protein, whose protein sequence is MNQTVLKVENLYFAYDEALVLKDINFEVKQGDFLALIGPNGGGKSTLIKCILGFLKPIKGKVFWWNKELKDFKEWFKIGYVPQRAGDLIDFLTPLTVKEFLILPEKWYNKRLNPTYLAEVIHLFGLENLLNKKLGQLSYGQLQRAYIARALVLKPQVLILDEPSVGLDFFSQERFHNVLKDLHQKGLTILLITHETWLLTKSVNKIACINKNLFFHGSHEEFCVLSTQKDFYSDYHRIEHTHW, encoded by the coding sequence ATGAACCAAACGGTATTAAAGGTAGAAAACCTTTACTTTGCCTACGACGAAGCTTTAGTATTAAAAGATATAAACTTTGAGGTGAAACAAGGAGATTTCTTAGCCCTGATAGGTCCTAATGGAGGGGGAAAATCTACTCTAATCAAATGTATCTTAGGCTTTTTAAAACCGATTAAAGGGAAGGTTTTTTGGTGGAATAAAGAATTAAAAGATTTTAAAGAATGGTTTAAAATAGGTTATGTCCCTCAAAGGGCAGGTGATTTGATAGACTTTTTAACCCCCCTTACAGTAAAAGAATTTTTAATACTACCTGAAAAATGGTATAATAAACGTTTAAACCCAACCTATTTAGCAGAGGTTATCCACCTTTTTGGGCTTGAAAACTTATTAAATAAAAAATTAGGACAACTATCTTACGGACAACTACAAAGAGCTTATATAGCAAGGGCCTTAGTTTTAAAACCGCAGGTTTTGATCCTTGATGAACCTTCGGTAGGCCTTGACTTTTTTTCTCAAGAAAGATTTCATAATGTGTTAAAAGATCTACATCAAAAAGGCCTTACCATTCTTCTTATCACCCATGAAACCTGGTTGCTCACCAAATCGGTAAATAAAATCGCCTGTATTAACAAAAATCTATTTTTCCACGGAAGTCACGAAGAGTTTTGTGTTTTAAGCACCCAAAAAGATTTTTATTCTGACTATCATCGGATAGAACATACCCACTGGTAA
- a CDS encoding metal ABC transporter permease encodes MNELWLSLDILKYGLLSGVFLGISFAFTSPFLVLKRNSLFPHALTHILFLAIIFISVLSEFFPSLLAYPVLEYPIMGLIAFFCTFLIFFLKRKLKLYEDTATSIITSLALGIALIIIAKTSQYDTRLLSYLFGSLLVVSSKEVFDSLWISLLTGVVFFKYYPLWVTQTTDVEVPGIDFKWPNFFFLVVLTLQVFISIKLMGVLLVSSLFVFTSTFGLKIGKNLKQTILLTTLTNLLSLLTGMLFSILWDIPFSSAVVLCMSFWLLILLIFKKGEVLGGRIYR; translated from the coding sequence ATGAACGAGCTTTGGTTATCTTTAGATATTTTAAAGTATGGGCTTTTATCTGGAGTTTTCCTTGGAATTTCTTTTGCCTTTACCTCTCCTTTTTTGGTCTTAAAAAGAAATTCTCTTTTTCCTCATGCCTTAACCCACATTTTATTTTTAGCCATTATATTTATTTCTGTACTTTCAGAATTTTTCCCCTCTCTTTTAGCCTATCCTGTTTTAGAATACCCTATCATGGGACTGATAGCCTTTTTCTGTACCTTTTTAATTTTTTTCTTAAAAAGAAAGCTTAAACTTTATGAAGATACTGCAACTTCTATCATTACCAGCTTAGCCCTGGGCATAGCTTTAATCATCATCGCAAAAACCTCTCAATATGACACCAGACTTCTTTCCTATCTTTTTGGAAGTTTGTTAGTGGTTAGTTCTAAAGAAGTTTTTGACAGCCTATGGATATCCCTTTTAACCGGAGTGGTGTTTTTTAAGTATTATCCTCTCTGGGTAACCCAAACCACAGACGTTGAGGTCCCAGGGATTGATTTTAAATGGCCTAATTTCTTTTTTTTAGTCGTTCTAACCCTTCAGGTTTTTATTAGCATTAAACTTATGGGGGTGCTGTTGGTTTCTTCTCTGTTTGTGTTTACCAGCACCTTTGGGTTAAAAATAGGTAAAAATCTTAAACAAACTATCTTATTAACTACTTTAACCAACCTTTTAAGCCTTTTAACCGGAATGCTGTTTTCTATTCTATGGGATATACCTTTTTCAAGCGCAGTAGTCTTATGTATGAGTTTTTGGCTATTGATTTTACTTATTTTTAAAAAAGGGGAGGTCTTAGGTGGTAGAATTTATAGATAG